From Marinifilum sp. JC120:
TATGTGTCTCTGGCTGGACTCTTCAAGAGAAAGCGAATTTCTGGCAAAACCGCATATCAATATTTACAGTGGGGCTGAAGGGCTCCCAGCTCAGGCACTAGCAACGCTGCATAGTGAGTCGCCGATAGCTCGAATTGATGGAACAGAAAGAGAGTCCTCTGGGACAGAGCATTGGGAAGATTACGATGATGTTGTTGTGCTAGCAGAACACTCATATACACTCTATGCGACTTCTGCCGTGGACAACCAAACCCCAATAGGTTTTATACAACTCAACCTAAGTATTCGGTATTACCCCTTGGAAAAGGATATTTCTGTCAATTGCTACATTGAAAGGATCTACGCTGCTAGAGACAAAAGGCGGCAACACGTTGGGGCCGCTCTGATTTTTGCTACTGCGGAAATTGTTCAAAAGCACTCTGGAGAAGTTCTATCCCAATGCAAACTAATGCCCGAGTCTTGCCCACTTGTGGAAGAATTAGAAATATATTTATACGCCGAGCTCCATTCTGAAGAAGGAGAAAATATGGTCAATTTACTAAAAAGTGAACTTGAAGTTTTTATAGATGATTACAAAATGGAGCATGAGGACGAGCAAATCAAAATTAAAGGAGTTGATTTGGAGGCGGGATATTAAAGCATAGGACAGCTAACTCGAAGGAATGTAAAAAAGCTTACTCCTAATTAAATGAAAAACGTTATTCACATTGACAGAACAATTCCGATAATTGCTTTCCAATTTGCCTATATGCGAACGGAAAAAGACAAGCCATTTAAAGATGATTACCCACAGCACCCAGATCTGACGCCTTGACCTTACTCCCATTGAAATGATCAACCGTAAGCATTTGTTACGTGCTGATGAGGCTGCTTATTGCCTGAGTGTCAGCATCAGACAAGTGTACAAGCTGGCTGAAGCCGGAAAGCTTAGCAGACATGAGGAATCGCCTTTCGGGTTACGGCTCAGAGTGTTAAGGAGCAGATGGAACGGGTTGAGATGAGTTAATTTTAAATTGTGCTTTTTTAGGGCTTTATTCACTCCTAAGATTTGTAGTATGAGACTTTTATCTTGAAGATAAGTTCAAATTTAGGAGTTGGGTATGGCTTGTTGTGTTGGGGTTAAACATGGGTATTGGTGTTCAGATAGAGATGCCTCCTATATTGATGGCGAGGGTAACGAATATTGTATTTTTCATGCACCCGCTGAGCATAAGTATTACGAAAAATATGTTGAAGGAGAAGAGCAGCAACTAGAGCGTATGCCCGACACAGAGTTTAATAATTTAGTCATTTCAAGAATCAATTCATGCATACAAGATGGTAAAGATGAATGGGAAGGCCGATCCACGTGGTGGGGAAAAAATCCTAGATGTAATCTATCTGGGACAATTTTCCCAACAGATATAAGCTTTGAATCAATTAAAAAATTTCCAGCCATAAAATTTGATCATTGTACATTCAAAGGGATAGTTGATTTTTCAGGTTGCGAGTTTGAGACTGAGACATCTTTTTTCTGTACTTTATTTGAGCTATACGTTGTATTTGCAGATAATATATTTGCAGGGAATGTTTCATTCGATGGTTCGATTTTCGACGACCGCGATTACCATCCTGAAGAAACCATAAACTGCTATAGTCTACCTATAGATTTTGAAGAATTAAATATGACTTGTGGTTGTTCATTTTACAGATGTACATTTCGAAACAACGTTTCATATAGAAACTGTAAATTTAAAAAGAAAATTAAGTTTGAAAAATGTAATTTCGAAAAAGGATGCACATTCCTTGATTACAACAGAACTACCTTTGATGATGAATTTTGTTTTATAGATAGTACAGTTAATGAAAGATTTGACCTTGGAAGGTGTGTTTTTAATAGCGCAATAGAGATTTCGAATTGCGATTTTTATGGAATTTCATCTTTTAAAAAAACTATATTTATTGAAGCAAGATTTTTAGGGTCGCAGTTTTATAAAAATGCTGCTTTTGCAAAAGCAACCATATCTAAGCACTTAACAATTGTAGATTGTAAGTTTGAAAAAGAAATTATGTTTGCAAACGCAAATATAAATTTTTTGAAAATTATATACAGCAATTTTAATTGTCCATCATATTTTTCCGGAATGTTTGGAACATGTCGTTTATATATTGGCCATTCTCATTTTGAAGATACAGTTAGATTCAATGGCCATACCTACAATGGATTTCAAATAACAGGTTGCTCCTTCAAAAAACTCGCAGATTTTTCGAGCACCACACACAACAAGATACCAGACCAGCTTTTCAAACATTATTGTTGTTCAATAAAAAACTGCACTTTTGATTCTTGGGCATATTTTAAAGACTGCTATTTCAACGGCATTGCCTCATTTGAAAACACAATATGTGGACAACACATCATTTTTGAACGAGCAGAATTATTCAATGTTTCAATGAAGAAAATGCATATTGAATCCTTCCAGTTTGTTGATTGCTTTTGGCATAAAAACAAAAAACAATATGGCCCCTTATATAATGAAAACCCTAAAAACGAAGTAGATAAACTCGATGACACAGCCTTAGAATCAACCTACAGACGGCTAAAAAAGATTGCTAAAGATGGTTCAGATGAAGTCCAAACTTCCTACTGGCACTTCAAAGAAAAGGAATGGCAAAGAAAAAGAGCAAAACCCAAGGGTTTTTATTATTTATTTTTTATTACCGCTTTGATTATCAATGCCTTCATCGCAGTGATGGCTCCACAAGAACCAACATATGTATACACAGCGATAACTGCAGTACTCCTTATTGTGGGGTTATTTATATATAAAAAAGATGTAAAAATTTTGAGTATAGAAAATGAGTTTGAAAAATTTTACCTACAAACATACTACTATATCAGTGGCTATGGTGAAAAACCTCTTCGGGCTTTTGGGGTCCTCGGATTACTAATCATTTTCCCCTTTTTATTAGATGGAGCTGCTTATATTGCAAATAAGCCAGAGATATTTAATGCTACAGGGTGCTTTCCACTGCTAGACCCAGTCGGAAAAAGTAAGCCATGGGAAGCCGCGTATAAGCTTATCATAACCCTCCAAGCAGCTCTCTTCGCCTTCGCCCTACGCAACAAACTACGTCGATAAAATCAAACACAATGCACATCTACTGACATACACCCAACTATCACCACCCAAATATCAGGAGCTAACACATGGCCTGCTGTACCGGAGAAGAACATAGCAATTGGTGCAAATATTATGATATTGTTTATGTCGATGCAGAAGGTAAGGAATATTGTATCTTTCATGCTCCAGCTGAGCATAAGTATTCCAAACCTTATGTTGAGGGGGAAGGAGAACGTCCTGGGTTGATGGCAGGAGATGCTTTTAATGAGTTGGTTTTTGCACATATTCTAAAATGTTTTGAACCTAACGACTATTTAGATATCCATATATGCAGCATAGCTGGAACTATTTTCCATGAATATATTTCATTCTCAACATTTAATGGCAAAGAAAACCCTAAAATGCCTAATATCCTTTTTAGTAATTGTAGATTTCCTGAGGGGGTCAGTTTTTCCGGCACAAAATTTAAAGAGCTTGCACATTTTACTGGATGTGTTTTTTCAAACAAAACAGATTTCGAGAAGTCTCAGTTTCATAGTGATGTTCTATTTAACGCTTGCTATTTCAAAAACAACTCTAATTTTAAAGGAGTACAGTTTCGTAACACAGTTACCTTTGTAGACAGCCAATTCCAAGACAAAACTAATTTTCAACTGACACAATTCAGAGGAAAGGCATACTTTCAAAGTACTCATTTTTGGAACACTACAGATTTTAGGGGTTGCCAGTTCCGTAGTAGAGCCTCTTTTCGAGGAAGCATTTTTCTAAGCGCAGCTACTTTTGTAGGTAGTCAATTTAGAAAAGATGTTGATTTTGCATTATGCCATTTTTCGACAGTATTATTCAATAATGCCAAGTCCAAGGGAATTTGTAATTTTCACTGCTCTACATTTGATGGAGTCTCATTTTTTGAAATGACTTTTGAAGATGCTGTTTTTTTTAATAATGTTGAATTTTATGAAAACGCTATATTCTCTAGAACCATTTTCAAACAAATTTCAAATTTTATTAAAACTAAATTTCATAAAAAAGCAGATTTTAAACAAACATTTTTTCAAGAATGGTCATATTTTAGAAAAGTTACTTTCAATAGCAAAACATCCTTTTCCGCTGCAATTACAAAAGAAAAAATTTTAATCGATTCAACGAACCTTTCCAACTTTCATTTCACAGAAGTTAATATTGAACTATTCAAATTCATTGATTGTAAATGGGGAGATGAAAAATTTGCCCCTGTTTATGATGAAACTCACCAAAAAGAACTTGAAACAACAGATGAGCAACTCGAAGAAATATATCGCCGTTTAAAAAAAGTTTCCCGAGACAGTTCCGATGAGATGCAAACTTCACACTGGCACTATAAAGAAAAAGAATTTCAAAGAAAAATAGTTAACGATAAAATTCCTTTTTCAACTCACTGGATTAGCTATATTATGGTCCCCGCATTGACTCTATTATCTTTTTGGGCACTAACTAAGTATAAACTGAGTATGCACGCGGCCTTTTTAATATACTTGACAGTACTCTCACCCTTTGTGTTTTTCTGCTATAACTCTCTCACTAATTCAGGAAAATGCTTTTCAAAACATTACTTGAATATATATAATTTAAGTAGCGGTTATGGGGAAAAGCCTGAAAAAGCCCTAGGAGTTCTTGCTCTAATTTTGGTTATCAATGCGA
This genomic window contains:
- a CDS encoding GNAT family N-acetyltransferase, encoding MNSKYISPFPTLNFPIYSGPRKTDNLIYEAWHEYMCLWLDSSRESEFLAKPHINIYSGAEGLPAQALATLHSESPIARIDGTERESSGTEHWEDYDDVVVLAEHSYTLYATSAVDNQTPIGFIQLNLSIRYYPLEKDISVNCYIERIYAARDKRRQHVGAALIFATAEIVQKHSGEVLSQCKLMPESCPLVEELEIYLYAELHSEEGENMVNLLKSELEVFIDDYKMEHEDEQIKIKGVDLEAGY